The Vicinamibacteria bacterium genome includes the window TTATGGCCGCCGGGAAGCGGTGCACGACCACCGGCCGGTCGTGGGCCTCGGCAATGATGGTTTCATCGGTGCCCCCAAAATCGCTTCCCCAGGCGGTCGATGAGCCCTTGGCCTGGATTAACTTGATGGCGTCGTCGTAGTGGAGGCGGGGGAAGGGCGCCTTCACGTTCTGTAGCTTTCCGGGGTCCCGCTCCAGCGTCTTTAGTTCTTCCTGACGCGCATCCAGGACGCGGGCCACCACGTGGCAGATGAGATCCTCCGCGAGCCGGACCGCGTCCTCGAGGTGTGCGAAGGCTATCTCCGGCTCCACCATCCAGAACTCGGTGAGGTGCCGCCGGGTCTTGGACTTCTCGGCCCGGAAGGTGGGGCCGAAGCAGTAGACCTTGCCGTGGGCGGCCACGGTGGCCTCGCTGTAGAGCTGGCCGCTTTGGGTGAGGTAGGCGGTGCCCTCGTCGAAGTAGGGAACGGCGAAAAGCGTCGTCGTGCCCTCGCAGGCGGCGGGGGTGAATATGGGAGTGTCCACGAGCGTGTAGCCCTGGTCATCGAGGAAGTCGCGGGTGGCCTTGATCACCGTATGCCGAACGCGGAGGATGGCGTGCTGCCGCGGGGACCGGATCCACAGGTGCCGGTTCTCCATCAGGAACGCGGTGCCGTGCTCCTTGGGGGTGATCGGGTAGTCGTGGGTGGCGTGGAGCACGCTGAGATCGCTCACCTCCACCTCGAAGCCCCCGGGGGCGCGCTTGTCTTCCCTGACCTTGCCCCGGAGCTCCAGCGCGGACTCCTGGCCCGCCTTCTCCGCCGCTTCCCAGGCCGCTGGGGGCACCGCCGCCCGGGCCAGCACCGCCTGGGCAAAGCCGCTCCCGTCGCGGACGATCAGGAACTGCAACTTGCCGCTGGACCGCTTGTTGTGCAGCCAGCCCCGGACCTGTACCTCCTGGCCCACCTCCGCGCGGAAGTCAGCGATCCTCGTCCACCCCATCTAGGTGAGCTCCTCGAGGTGGCGGGCGAGAACGCGCCACAAGCCCTGAAGTTCCGGATGCCGCGAGAGGTTGCGGCGCGCGTGGGCCAAGGTCCCCGCGATGTAGGGCAGATAGACCGGGTTGCTGCGCATGGTGGCCATGAAGCCGAAGGTACCCAGTGCTTTCAGGTTCCTCTGCACGGACATGAGCTCGAAACGCCGGTGGAAGGCGTCCCGCGGCTCCTCTGGGGCCGTCATTTGCCGGAACTCCTCCGCCCGTTCCGCCACGAAGCCCTCATCGAGGTCCACGTAGGAGTCGCGGAGGAGTGAGGCCAGGTCGTAGCTCATGGGGCCCAGGCGCGCGTCCTGGAAGTCGATCCAGACCAAGGATCCCTGGTGGAGCATGAGGTTGCGGCTGTGGAAGTCGCGGTGGCAAAGAACTCGCGGCCAGGAGGCGATATCTTCGGCCAGGCGGTGGAAATGCTCGGCCAGGAGGGCTCGGTCCTCCACCGAGAGGTTCCGCTGACGGAAGCCTTCGAGAAAGTGCTTCAGGAAGTAGTGCAATTCCCAGGTCAACTTCTCAAGGTCGAAGGCGATCTGGAAGCAGGCCCCGCTCTTTGCGCCCCGCGCGGCCTCGCGTTGGAGGACGACCAGCCCCTCCACCGCCTGCCGGTAGAGCTCCTCCCGACGGGCGAGAGACGCGGTTTTCAGCACCTCCTGCAGGGTCAAGTCCCCCAGGTCTTCGAGGAGAAGAATCCCCCGCCTGCCGTCCTCATCCAGAATCTCGGGGACGGGGAGTCCAAAGTCGAC containing:
- a CDS encoding phosphotransferase → MTEGGALATTGRAEAGSEPEEAMRLIRGFLADRMGASAAGVVVVPLSGDASTRRYFRLREGERTTVLALYPEPFVAEESTFVAVHRLLVDFGLPVPEILDEDGRRGILLLEDLGDLTLQEVLKTASLARREELYRQAVEGLVVLQREAARGAKSGACFQIAFDLEKLTWELHYFLKHFLEGFRQRNLSVEDRALLAEHFHRLAEDIASWPRVLCHRDFHSRNLMLHQGSLVWIDFQDARLGPMSYDLASLLRDSYVDLDEGFVAERAEEFRQMTAPEEPRDAFHRRFELMSVQRNLKALGTFGFMATMRSNPVYLPYIAGTLAHARRNLSRHPELQGLWRVLARHLEELT
- the asnS gene encoding asparagine--tRNA ligase, with the protein product MGWTRIADFRAEVGQEVQVRGWLHNKRSSGKLQFLIVRDGSGFAQAVLARAAVPPAAWEAAEKAGQESALELRGKVREDKRAPGGFEVEVSDLSVLHATHDYPITPKEHGTAFLMENRHLWIRSPRQHAILRVRHTVIKATRDFLDDQGYTLVDTPIFTPAACEGTTTLFAVPYFDEGTAYLTQSGQLYSEATVAAHGKVYCFGPTFRAEKSKTRRHLTEFWMVEPEIAFAHLEDAVRLAEDLICHVVARVLDARQEELKTLERDPGKLQNVKAPFPRLHYDDAIKLIQAKGSSTAWGSDFGGTDETIIAEAHDRPVVVHRFPAAIKAFYMASDPDRPELSLSADVLAPEGYGEIVGGGERLADGEQLLKRIHEHQLPEESLRWYLDLRKYGSVPHAGFGMGIERLVTWLCGLEHLRETIAFPRMLYRIYP